The sequence below is a genomic window from Actinomycetes bacterium.
CGTCCCCGACCCGCGCCTGCAGGAGCGTGCCTGCGCCTGCGTCGTCCTCAAACCGGGGGTCGGGGACTTCGCCCTCGAGGAGCTGAAGCAGTTCACGGAGACCAAGGGGGTGGCCAAGAACTACTCGCCGGAACGGCTCGAGGTGCTCCGCGAGCTCCCCAAGACGCCCAGCGGGAAGATCCAGAAGTACCACCTGCGCGAGCAAGTCCGGGGGGATGCATGACCGACGTCGGCCGGGTGCTGGTCGTCGGCGCCGGCACCATGGGCTCGCAGATCGCGATGGCCTGCGCGCTGGCCGGCCTCGACGTCGACGTGGGCGACATCGAGCCGGCCATGTTCGACACTGCCCGCCACCAGCTGGCGCTGCGGGTCGACCGAATGGTCGAGACGGGCCGGCTCACCGAGCCCGAGCAGGACGACGCCTTCGCCCGGCTGCACTTCACCACCGACCTCGACACGGCCGCGGCCCGCGCGGACTTCGTCATCGAGGCAGCGGTCGAGAAGCTCGACGTGAAACGCGAGCTGTTCGCCCGGCTGGACCGGCTCTGCCCGGAGCACACCGTGCTGGCCACGAACTCCTCGAGCTTCGTGCCATCGAAGCTGGCCGATGCGACCAACCGGCCGGACCGGGTCTGCAACATGCACTTCTTCAACCCGGCGCTGGTGATGGCCTGCGTCGAGGTGGTCCGCGGCCCGCAGACCTCCGACGAGTCGGTGCGGACGACGGTCGAGCTGGCCAGGCGCCTGGGCAAGTCGCCCGTCGTCCTCGACAAGGAGATCCCGGGGTTCGTCGCCAACCGGATCCTCAACGCCGTCCGGGACGAGGCGATCTCCCTGCTGGAGAACGGCATTGCTTCGGTCGAGGCGATCGACACGGTCTGCCGCACCGCCCTGGGCTACCCGATGGGCCCGTTCGAGCTGATGGACCTCACCGGGATCGACATCGGCTACTTCACCAAGCAGGCCCGGTACGCCGAGACCGGCGACCCCAAGGACGCACCTAGCCGCAGCGTCACCGAGCTGGTCGAGCAGGGTCACCTGGGGCGCAAGTCTGGCCGCGGCTGGTACGTCTACGACGCGCACGGGAAGAGGACCATGTCCGCCGGAGGAACCTGATGGACCTTGCTCTCACCGAGGAGCAGCTGAGCTTCGAGACGCTCGCACGCGAGTTCCTGGACCGGGAGGTCATGCCTCACCGGGCCGCCTGGGACCCGGCCGAGGCGGTGGACATCGCGATCGTGCCCAAGCTGGGGGAGCTCGGCTTCTTCGGGCTGACCAGCCCGGAGGCGTACGGCGGCCTCGGCGGCGACTGCATCACCCACTGCATCGGCATGGAGGAGCTCGGTCGGGCCGACTCGTCGGTGCGCGGGATCGTGTCGGTCTCGATGGGGCTGGTCGGCAAGGTGATCCTTTCGCACGGCACCGAGGAGCAGAAGCAGGAGTGGCTGCCCTCGATCGCCACGGGGGCGAAGCTCGCGGGCTTCGGGCTGACCGAGCCGGACACCGGGTCGGACGCCGGCAGTCTCAAGACTCGGGCGGCCCGCGACGGCGGCGACTACGTGCTCAACGGCCAGAAGATGTTCATCAGCAACGCCACCTGGTCCGACCTGTGCCTGATGTTCGCCCGTACCGGCGGCCCCGGACCCAACGGGGTCTCGGCCTTCCTGGTGCCCACGGACTCGCCGGGCTTCGAGACCCGTGAGATCAAGGGCAAGCTGGGCCTGCGCGGGCAGGCCACGGCGGAGGTCGACCTCACTGACGTCCGGGTGCCCGACTCCGCCCGGCTGGGCGAGGAGGGCCAGGGGTTCATGATCGCGATGCGCTCGCTGGACAAGGGGCGGGTGTCGGTCGGGGCCGGCTGCGTGGGGATCATCCAGGGCTGCCTGGAGCCCGTGGTCCAGTACTCCAGGGACCGTCAGCAGTTCGGTCGTCCGCTTGCGTCCTTCCAGCTGATCCAGGACATGATCGCCGACATGTCGGTGGACGCCGATGCGGCGCGGCTGCTCGTCTGGCGGGCGGCCGAGCTGATCGAGCGGGGCGAGCCGTTCGGCGTCGAGGCGTCCAAGGCCAAGTACTTCGCCAGTAAGGCAGCGGTGCGAGCGGCCAACCTGGCCATCCAGGCGTTCGGGGGCTACGGCTACATCGACGAGTACCCGGTGCAGAAGTACATGCGGGACGCGCGGGTGATGACCTTGTACCAGGGCACCAGCCAGGTGCAGAAGCTGCTCATCGGCCGGGCCGGAAACGGGATCGGCGCGTTCCGGTGAGCCAGCCGCCGGAGGAGTTCAGCAGGGTCGTCGAGACCTGGCGCCCCGCGGCGACCAGCGTCGAGGGCCGCATCGACGAGTGGTCCGTCCGGGCGATCGCGGCGCTGCTCGGCGCGGCAGCGCCGCTGACCGGGCAGCCGCTGCCGTTGACCTGGCACGAGGTTCAGCTGCATGAAGCCCCGGCCCTGGGCGAGCTCGGGCCGGACGGCCACCCGCTCGGCGGTCTGCTGCCACCGCTGTCGGCGCGGCAGCGACGCTTCGGCGGTGGCCTGGTCGAGGTGCTCGCGCCGCTGTCGGTCGGCGCGGCGGCGACCCGTGTGAGCCGGGTGGCGGACGTGCGGCTGCGAGTGGGGCGGTCCGGCTGGCTGTTGCTGGTCACCGAGGAGCACGACATCGTCAGCGAGGGCCTGCTGCGGGTACGTGACCGGCGCGACATCGTCTACCGGGCCGCGGCCGACATGCGCCACGGTGCGGCCGGGGCACCCGCGGACCTCCCAGCCGGACCTCCGCCCGGCGCCGTCACGATGACCCTCGACCCCGATGCTCGGCTGCTGTTCATGTACAGCGCTCTCACCTACAACGCTCATCGCATCCACTACGACCCCGACTATGTCCGGGACGTGGAGGGGCATGGCCGCCTGCTCGTGCACGGCCCGCTCATCGCCACCGCCTGCGCCGAGGTGGCCCAGCGGGCAGTGGGGGAGCTGCGGTCCCTTGAGTACCGGCTGGTGGCCCCGGCGTTCGTCGGTGCCTCCGTGACGTTCCACGCGCAGCGAGCCGACGATGGAGCCTGCTCGGTCTGGGCCACTCAGGACGGGCAGGTGTGCGCCCGCGGAACCGCGCGGAAGAGACGCCAGCTCCTTGATCGCCGCTAGCGGGAGACCAGAATTCCGCCCTGCAGAGGGCACATTCTTCGCGCGGACAGCGATCTTGGACGCTAGGGCGCCCGGCCGCCGATCCGGCGGGTGAGGTCGGCCGAAGCCAGGCCCACCCGTTGAGCCAGCCGGACCCGCGCGGCGCCGTCCAGCTCGGCGTCGAAGGTGACAGCGACGCCCGCGACCGGGCGCGCGGTGTGGTCGTGGACGGCGACCGCGACGGAGGCCAGGCCGGGCGTGACCTCGCCGTCCTCGTTCGCGTAGCCGGCCTGCCGGACCTCGCCGAGCAGCCGCCGCAGCGAGGACAGCGAGGCCGGTCCGGTGCCGTGCCGGTCGACGAAGGCGCCCGGATCGGGGAACAGCGCCCGGACCTGGGCCGCGGGCAGTCCGGCCAGCACCGCCCGGCCGCTCGCGGTCAGCTGCGCCGGCAGCCGCACCCCCACGTCGGTGACCAGCGGCGGTCGGCCCGGCGCCCTCTCCTCGACGACGTAGAGCACCTCGCGGCCGTGCAGCACGGCGAGGTGGGCGGACTGCCCGACCACGTCGACCAGCCGGGCGAGCACCGGCCGGGCCAGCCGGGCCAGCGGCTCCTGACGCATGTAGGCCGTGCCGATCTCGAAGGCGCTCACACCGAGCCCGTACCGGCGCTCCTCGGGCAGGTGGACGACGAAGCCCGCGTCGGCCAGCTCGGCCAGCAGGTGATAGGTCGTGGACCGGGGCAGGTCGAGGTCGCGGGCCAGCGTCGCGGCCGGAACAGGCCCGGACTGCCGGGCCAGCGCCTGCAGCAGAGCCAGCGCCTGGCGGGCTGCGGGCACACCGGGGTGCGGAGGCATGCGTCCACAGTAAACCGATTGTCTGGGATCCCAGATGCAAATGGGTTGCCGGGGCTGGGAGGAACCCCTCGGTGCGGTGTGCCATAGGGGCATGAGCAACGAACACGTGATGGTGGGCGTCGGACCGGTCAGCCCGCAGGACCTGGTGCGGGTCGCGCGGGACGGTGCCGGCGTCTCGCTGGCCCCCGACGCGCTGGCCGAGATCGCCCGCAGCCGGGAGATCATCGAGGCACTGGCCAAGGACGACGAGCCGCACTACGGCGTCTCGACCGGCTTCGGGGCACTGGCCACCAAGCACATCC
It includes:
- a CDS encoding 3-hydroxyacyl-CoA dehydrogenase family protein, with product MTDVGRVLVVGAGTMGSQIAMACALAGLDVDVGDIEPAMFDTARHQLALRVDRMVETGRLTEPEQDDAFARLHFTTDLDTAAARADFVIEAAVEKLDVKRELFARLDRLCPEHTVLATNSSSFVPSKLADATNRPDRVCNMHFFNPALVMACVEVVRGPQTSDESVRTTVELARRLGKSPVVLDKEIPGFVANRILNAVRDEAISLLENGIASVEAIDTVCRTALGYPMGPFELMDLTGIDIGYFTKQARYAETGDPKDAPSRSVTELVEQGHLGRKSGRGWYVYDAHGKRTMSAGGT
- a CDS encoding acyl-CoA dehydrogenase family protein produces the protein MDLALTEEQLSFETLAREFLDREVMPHRAAWDPAEAVDIAIVPKLGELGFFGLTSPEAYGGLGGDCITHCIGMEELGRADSSVRGIVSVSMGLVGKVILSHGTEEQKQEWLPSIATGAKLAGFGLTEPDTGSDAGSLKTRAARDGGDYVLNGQKMFISNATWSDLCLMFARTGGPGPNGVSAFLVPTDSPGFETREIKGKLGLRGQATAEVDLTDVRVPDSARLGEEGQGFMIAMRSLDKGRVSVGAGCVGIIQGCLEPVVQYSRDRQQFGRPLASFQLIQDMIADMSVDADAARLLVWRAAELIERGEPFGVEASKAKYFASKAAVRAANLAIQAFGGYGYIDEYPVQKYMRDARVMTLYQGTSQVQKLLIGRAGNGIGAFR
- a CDS encoding IclR family transcriptional regulator, with protein sequence MPPHPGVPAARQALALLQALARQSGPVPAATLARDLDLPRSTTYHLLAELADAGFVVHLPEERRYGLGVSAFEIGTAYMRQEPLARLARPVLARLVDVVGQSAHLAVLHGREVLYVVEERAPGRPPLVTDVGVRLPAQLTASGRAVLAGLPAAQVRALFPDPGAFVDRHGTGPASLSSLRRLLGEVRQAGYANEDGEVTPGLASVAVAVHDHTARPVAGVAVTFDAELDGAARVRLAQRVGLASADLTRRIGGRAP
- a CDS encoding cyclohexanecarboxylate-CoA ligase translates to VPDPRLQERACACVVLKPGVGDFALEELKQFTETKGVAKNYSPERLEVLRELPKTPSGKIQKYHLREQVRGDA